The window TTCAGCTGCTCCAATTCTTGTTCGTAAAAAAGTCATCGGGCAAATTATTACCTTACGTGATGCTACGGAACTTTATTTATTAACTGATCAATTGTTTAACACAACAGCCTATGCCACTTCTCTACAGGCACAATCCCATGATTTTCTCAATAAACTTCATGTGATTTACGGTTTAACTGATTTAGAAGATTACGATCAGCTAATGAGCTACCTTGAAAAAATCTTAGAACCTGAACAGGAATTTTCACAACGAATGGTTTATTTAGTTCATAATCCTGTTATTGCGGGATTTCTGATTGGCGAACGAAGTAAATTCTCTGAAAAAGGTGATCCATTTATGATTGAGGTGTACCCAGATATCCCTACAACCAATCAAAATGAAAACGTTCAGTATTGGATTAGCTTAATTCGTTTTCTAAATCATTTTATTTTGGAAAATCAACTAGCAGAGCAGCTACAAGTTCGCTTAGGATTTTGGAATCAACAGTTGCAAACAACTTATGAATTACGAATTGAGACCACTCTTCAAACAGAGCTTTTAACGAAAATCAAAGGCCGTTATTTTAGTAGTCTTTTGACATTTTTAGCTGGTGAATTAGAAATTGAATATACTGAAGAATGGCTAAAATTATCATTTCATACGATTTATTTAAAGGAGGACGAAATCTGATGTACCGTGTTTTAATTGTGGAAGATGACCCAATGGTGTTATCGATTAATCAACGTTATTTAGAAAAAATTCCTGGTTTTGTTGTTGCCGATACTGCAACTGGTTACTCAGAAGCGATTCAATTAACTAGTAAACACCGTTATGAATTGATTTTAGTAGATATCCATCTAAAGGAAGGCAATGGCTTAACATTGATTAAAACGTTGCGGAATCGGAATTATCCTGCTGAACTTATCATGATTACAGCTGCTAGCGAACAAGAGGCTATTCGGCTGAGTTTGCAATATGGAGTAACTGATTATATTCTAAAGCCATTTCAATTTACACGCTTTAAAAAAAGCATCGCTCTCTTTCAACAACGACAAGAATTATTAAAGGATTCTACTACGATTACTCAGGAACAATTAGATGCCTTACATTTTTCCAACCCAATCCATCCAAAATTGACAGAAACCGCCGTTACTTTGGATAAAGGTCTAACTCAACCGACATTAGATTTAATAGTGAAGCTCATCCGACAACAAGCAGCCGGTTTTACTGTTTCTGATTTGACCAATGCAACCAATCTATCGCATGTTTCTGTCCGCAAATATTTGCATTATTTGGAAGGTAATGGCGTGATAAAAATGAAATTAGAATATGGAACAGTCGGACGACCAACTAGCTTGTATTATTTAATTGAAACATAAAAAAAGCGATTGCTTTAGGAATTCATTATCCTTAGCAACCGCTTCTTCATTTGGTTTATTAAATTTGTGCCCAAACACTTTCTAGGACATTTGTTTGATTACGGTCTGGACCAACTGAGAATGTTGAAATACGGACGCCAACTAATTCAGAAACACGGTGCACATAGTTACGTGCATTTTGTGGTAACTCTTCTAGAGTACGGCAACCTGTAATATCTTCACTCCAACCAGGTAATTCTTCATAAATCGGAGTACATTCAGCTAACTCTTTCAAGCTCGCTGGATAATGGAAGATTGTCTCACCATTACGTTCATATGATGTACAAATCTTAACCGTTTCTAAACCACTTAACACATCGATTGAATTCAATGATAAATTAGTAATTCCAGAAACGCGTTTTGCATGACGCATCACAACTGTATCAAACCAACCAACTCGACGTGGACGACCAGTTGTTGTACCATATTCTTTTCCAACTTCACGAATTTGTTGACCCGTTTCATCAAATAATTCAGTTGGGAAAGGACCATCACCAACACGACTAGTATACGCTTTACAAACACCAACGACTTTATCGATTTTAGAAGGACCAACGCCACTCCCAATCGTTACGCCACCAGCAACAGGATTAGATGACGTTACAAATGGATAAGTTCCTTGATCGATATCCAACATAACCCCTTGTGCGCCTTCAAATAAAACACGTTTGCCATCATCTAAAGCATCATTTAAGATTACTGAAGTATCGCATACATATTTTTTAATTTGTTGGCCATATTCATAATATTCTTCAAAAATATCATCAAATTCAAGTGGAGTTGAATCAAACATTTTAACAAATTGACGATTTTTTTCTTCAAGATTAATTTTTAAACGTTCTTCAAAAATTTCTTTATCTAATAAATCAGCAACACGAATCCCTACACGAGCAGCCTTATCCATATAAGCTGGTCCGATTCCTTTAATTGTTGTTCCAATTTTTTGATCGCCTTTTGAATCCTCTTGCAATTGATCTAATTTAATATGATAAGGAAGAATAACATGCGCCCGATCAGAAATACGTAAATTATCAGTATCAATATTTTTTTCTTTCAAGTAAGCTAATTCTGTAACTAACGATTTTGGATTCACTACAACGCCGTTTCCAATTACGCTAATCTTCTCCTTATAGAAAATACCAGAAGGAATTAAATGTAACTTATAAGTAACACCATCAAATTTAATTGTGTGACCAGCATTATCGCCACCTTGATAACGTGCAATAACTTCCGCATTCTCACTTAGAAAATCTGTAATTTTACCTTTTCCTTCATCGCCCCATTGCGTACCAACAACTACTACTGAAGACATATGAACACCTCATTAATTTTTTTAGTATCAATAACAAATACCATCTAATTCTAGCAGTTTCTTTTACCAGATTCAAGCTAAAAACGAATATTTAATTTTTTTATTATGATTTTTTTCTAAATTTACGAACATTTATTTTTGTTTTTTTTAAAATCAAGCAAATTTACGAACATTTATTTTTTATAGTGAATACAACTAAATTAGTTGACCATATTTATACACCTTAAATAAATCACTTAAGTTGTTTTTAATGTTCATTCTATTTAAATAATTTAATAACAAAAAAACGATTATCTATAGAATACTAATCTACAAATAATCGCTATTTATTCAGTTCATTACGGTTCTGGGCGATAAGAAATCGACGTAAATTTATTGTATTCCTTAACAAACAATAATTTAACCGTTCCTCGTGCACCACTCCGGTTTTTTTCTATAATGACTTCTATAATATTGTCTTCGCCAGCTTCATCATGATCTTGATCACCGTCATCTTCTCCACCTTCACGATCATAATAATCTTCGCGATATAGAAAAGCTACGATATCTGCATCTTGCTCAATTGATCCCGATTCACGAATATCACTCATTACCGGACGCTTATCTTGACGTTGCTCTACTCCACGAGACAATTGCGATAGTGCGATAACAGGAACTTTTAATTCCTTCGCCAACTTCTTCAACTGACGTGAAATCTCCGATACCTCTTGTTGACGACTTTCTTTACCACTGCCCTCAATCAATTGCAAATAATCAATTAAAATCAAGCCAATACCGCCTTTTTCTTGAGCCAATCTTCGACATTTTGCTCGAATTTCAGCAATCCGAATCCCTGCTGTATCATCAATATAAATACTAGCCTTAGACAAGCTTCCCATTGCAACAATCAAATTCTGCCATTCTTCTTCGTTCAAATTACCTGTACGTAAGTGGCTAGCATCAATGTTCCCCTCTGCACAAAGCATCCGGTTTACTAAAGATTCCGCACCCATTTCCAGACTAAAAATAGCTACTGTTTCATCAGTTTTTGTTCCAATATTTTGCGCAATATTTAATGCGAAGGCCGTTTTCCCTACCGCTGGACGCGCTGCTAAAATAATCAGTTCTTCTTTTTGCAAGCCTGCAGTCATTTGATCTAATGCCTGATATCCAGTAGGCAAACCTGTAATTTCTTCATCATTTTGATAGAGTTGATCAATTTTAGCAATTGATGAGTTTAAGACATCTGAAATCGCCAAAAAACCTGTGCTATTCCGTCTCTCCGAAACTTCTAGAATACTTCGCTCAGCTTGATCTAAAATCGCGCTCAGCTCTTCTCCCTCTTCAAATCCTTGAGTTACAATATCCGTAGCCGTATGAATTAATTTTCTAAGAATTGATTTTCCTTCAATGATTTTAGCATAATGTTCCATATTGGCTGCCGTTGGAACGGCCACTGCTAATTCAGCCAGATAAGTCATTCCACCAACATCTTCTAGTTGATTTTGACTTTCTAAATTATTCATAACCGTGACGATATCAATCGCTTCATTACGATTATTTAAGTCAATCATCGTTTGAAAAATTAATTGATGCCCACGACGATAAAAATCTTGTGGCTCTAGAAATTCTAAAGCACCTACGACTGTATCAGGATCAAGAAAAATAGCACCTAAAACAGCTTGCTCAGCCTCAATACTTTGAGGTGGCAATCGATCTTGAAAAGCTTCATTTACCAATTCTTATCTTCCTTTCGTCAGTCAATTTCGTTCTACTAAAAAGTTTCCAGTCTTCCTATTTTACCTCAAATTCTGGATTTATACAATTAACAATCCCATGAGTCTCACGCTAAAAAAATCCAAGAACCTAATAACGATTCTTGAATTTCCATTAATCTATTCTAATAGATATCTACTATGCTTCTTGTGTAACATTCACAGTTAAGGTTGCAACCACTTCTGGATGAATCTTCACATCAATTTTAGCAACACCTAAGTTACGAATTGGTGTTGTTAAATCAATTTTTCGTTTATCTAATTTTACATCATATTGTTTTTGTACAGCATCTGCAATTTGTTTCGATGTAATTGAACCGAATAAACGGCTATCTTCTCCAGCTTTAGCTGGCATTACAATAACTGTTTTTTCATTTTCAAGAAAAGATTTTAAGTCATTGGCTTCTTTCAAAATTTCAGCTTCATGTTTTTCTTGAGCTTTTTGTTGCCCTTTTAATTCGCTCAAACTTGAAGAAGTTGCTTCTTTAGCCAATCCATTTTTAATTAAATAATTTTGTGCATAACCATCTGCCACATTTTTGCTTTCCCCTTTTTTACCTTTACCTTTTACGTCTGCTAAAAAAATTACTTTCATCTATTCTTCCTCCTTTAGTTTTTCATCAATACTAGCTTTTAATTGTTCTTTTGCTTCAAGTATGGTTACACCAGAAAGCTGTGTCGCAGCATTGGATAAGTGTCCTCCTCCACCCAGTCTTTCCATAATTACTTGAACATTCATTTCACCTAAGCTTCGTGCACTAATTCCCACACGTCCATCTGCACGTCTTGTAATGACAAATGAAGCATCTACATCTGCCATCGAAAGCATGGTATCTGCTGCTTGAGCTGCTACTACTGTATCATAGACGGTATCCTCTTCACCAATGGCTACAGCAATATTTTTACCAATAAAATCAATTGATTCAATCAAATGACTACGCAATAAATAAGTGTCTACATTTTCTTTAAGAAGGCGTTGAATCAAGACTGCATCTGCTCCACATGATCTCAAATAGCTAGCGGCATCAAATGTTCTTGAACCTGTTCGTAATGAAAAACTACGTGTATCTACAATAATTCCCGCCAACATTGCTGTCGCCTCGATTTTATTGATAGGGTTTGCTTCATTAGATTGATACTCAAAAAGCTCTGTTATCAATTCTGCAGTAGAAGATGCATATGGTTCAATATAAACAAGAACCGGATTTGCTGGAAAATCTTCTCCTCTTCGATGATGATCAATTACAACGACTTGATTCGTTGCTTTCAACAAATCTGGAGCAATCGAAATTGTTGGACGGTGATGATCAACCATTACCAATAACGAAGTAGGGGTAATCATCTCCTGTGCAATTTCTGGCGTGATAATATAGCGACTAATATTTTTATCCTTTTCAACTTCTTGCATTAATCTTGAAATATCATTGCTAAATTCATCAGGATTGACAACGATATAAGCTTCTTTATTATTCATTTCAGCAATTCTTCTGATTCCTAAACAGGCACCAATTGCATCCATATCAGGATATTTATGACCCATTACAAAAATTTTATCTGTATGTTTCATAATTTCCTGTAGAGCTTGACTAATCATTCTAGAACGAACACGCGTTCGTTTTTCCATTGGATTTGTTTTGCCTCCGTAAAAACGAGCTTCTTCATCCACCGGTTTAACTACTACCTGATCTCCACCACGACCTAAGGCTAAATCTAAATTACTTTGAGCTAAATTAGCCAAATCACTTAAATTCTTATCACCATACGCAACCCCCATACTAAGAGTTAAAGGGAAATTTTGTTTTGATGTTCGTTCACGAATACGATCAATAATACTAAATTTTTCAGATTCAATTTTAACCAATGATTCCAAATACAACATCATAATAAAACGATCATCTGAAACTTTTTTCAAATAAATTTGATGCGCCTTAGCCCAATTTGTTAATTGAGTTGCAACAAAACTATTCAAGTTAGAAATACTACGATCATTCATTGATTGAACAATTTCATCATAGTTATCAATAAAGATATTTCCAATAACTATTTTCTCATCAATATATTGTTCTTCGATTTTAGCATATTGTGTAATATCCATTAAATAGACAACTTTAATATCATCCTGAACAATCATTTGAAAATCTTTATCGCCCCATTTAATATTCGTTAAACCTGAAGATTTATTGTCTTTAATAATCGTTGCTAGCTCTTCATCAATTTCTTTAATCTTTTTCCCTAATACTTCTTGATTACCAAAGTACAATTGCAAATAAGGATTTGTCCATTGTAACTCATATTCTTCATTATATAAAAGAATACCTATTGGCATTTTTATTAAAGCTTCTTGCTCGCCTCTTTTAATTCGATAAGACAGGTCCGCAATATATTTATTTGTTTCTACCGTAATTGTTTTTATAGAATAAATTAATAGCACAGCTACTATAGAAAATAATACAAATAGAATTAAACCAATCCAAAAATTTGCAAAAAAGCTCAATACAATTACTGCTGTCAGCGTAAAACCTAATCCTATTGCTCCTATTTTTAATTTTTCATTCTTTAAAAAACTTGGGAGCTTTTCATGAGTTAAAATTTTTTTCATATAAGACTCCTTCTTTTAACGTCTTTTAACGAGGATACATACCTATATATTACCATACTATAGATGTTAATTCTAGTTAGCCTACCATAGCACTTGTTTCACGTGAAACATTACTATCTATTAAAATATCCTTTAAATTCAATGTTTCAATTATAATTCAGATTTTTTAATACTTATATTTCAAGAAAATTTAAGTACTAAATGAACAATGAAATCAAAATATATATACGTATTTGTTATTCACTACATATACAGTGATAAAATATATTCAGGTTATTTATTAATCAGTTCAAAACAAATTATCACTCTTAATCATCTGAAAAAAAGATATTTATGATTCATTTAGCTAAATACATTAATGTTATAAGAGGATATTTCAAAAAAAATACTCCTTTAACACAAATTAATTATCAATGAAAAACATTAACATTTCCATTAGTACTATTAAATCATCAGAAGAACTTTTCTATACATAATTCACTAAAAAAATTGAATTAAAAGTAGATAAAAATATCACTCTAATCCTAATTTCAGTTCAATTATTTCTAAATAAAAAAAGCCGTGATTTTCATCACGACTCCCAATTTCTATTATTCAGCTGATACGAATGGTAATAATCCCATAATACGAGCACGTTTAATTGCAATTGTTAATTTACGTTGGTGTTTAGCACATGTTCCTGTAACACGACGAGGTAAAATTTTACCTCTTTCAGAAACAAAGCGTTTCAACAATTCAACATCTTTGTAATCAATATTATCAATGTGGTTTGCTGTAAAATAACAAACTTTACGGCGCTTACGTCCGCCTCTGCGTTGTTGAGCCATTATAATTAATCCTCCTTTTTCATTCCATTCTTATTTTTAGAATGGTAAGTCATCATCTGAGATATCAATAGGTTGTCCACTTGTAGCAAATGGATCCTCATTCCTAGTGGAATTTTGATATTGTTGTTGAGGAGCTGAAGATTGATTATTTGTGTTGCTGTTGTTATAAGAATTTTGCTGTTGATATCCGCCGCCGCCATTATTAGTTTGTGGAGGTCTAGAACTAGAAGTTCCTTGATTACCACTACCTTCATGACCTTGACGTTGTTCACTAACTGATTTTGATTCCAGCATTGAGAACGTATCAACAACCACCTCAGTAACATATACACGTTGACCTTGTTGGTTGTCGTAAGAACGTGTTTGAATACGACCTTCAACACCAACTAAAGAACCTTTGCGTGTAAAATTAGCAAGTGTTTCCGCAGTTTTTCTCCAAGCTACACAGTTAATAAAATCAGCTTCTCTTTCACCGCTCTGGTTAGTAAACTGTCTGTTTACAGCCACGGTAAAAGAAGCAACTGCTGCGCCACTAGAAGTATAGCGTAAATCTGCATCTTTAGTTAATCTTCCAACTAAAACAACTCTGTTAATCATCTTTTTTAGCTCCTTCCATAAAATGTTTCATGTGAAACATTTTTAACATTACGCTTC is drawn from Carnobacterium gallinarum DSM 4847 and contains these coding sequences:
- the rpsR gene encoding 30S ribosomal protein S18 — protein: MAQQRRGGRKRRKVCYFTANHIDNIDYKDVELLKRFVSERGKILPRRVTGTCAKHQRKLTIAIKRARIMGLLPFVSAE
- the dnaB gene encoding replicative DNA helicase; translated protein: MVNEAFQDRLPPQSIEAEQAVLGAIFLDPDTVVGALEFLEPQDFYRRGHQLIFQTMIDLNNRNEAIDIVTVMNNLESQNQLEDVGGMTYLAELAVAVPTAANMEHYAKIIEGKSILRKLIHTATDIVTQGFEEGEELSAILDQAERSILEVSERRNSTGFLAISDVLNSSIAKIDQLYQNDEEITGLPTGYQALDQMTAGLQKEELIILAARPAVGKTAFALNIAQNIGTKTDETVAIFSLEMGAESLVNRMLCAEGNIDASHLRTGNLNEEEWQNLIVAMGSLSKASIYIDDTAGIRIAEIRAKCRRLAQEKGGIGLILIDYLQLIEGSGKESRQQEVSEISRQLKKLAKELKVPVIALSQLSRGVEQRQDKRPVMSDIRESGSIEQDADIVAFLYREDYYDREGGEDDGDQDHDEAGEDNIIEVIIEKNRSGARGTVKLLFVKEYNKFTSISYRPEP
- a CDS encoding response regulator, translated to MYRVLIVEDDPMVLSINQRYLEKIPGFVVADTATGYSEAIQLTSKHRYELILVDIHLKEGNGLTLIKTLRNRNYPAELIMITAASEQEAIRLSLQYGVTDYILKPFQFTRFKKSIALFQQRQELLKDSTTITQEQLDALHFSNPIHPKLTETAVTLDKGLTQPTLDLIVKLIRQQAAGFTVSDLTNATNLSHVSVRKYLHYLEGNGVIKMKLEYGTVGRPTSLYYLIET
- a CDS encoding DHH family phosphoesterase, with the translated sequence MKKILTHEKLPSFLKNEKLKIGAIGLGFTLTAVIVLSFFANFWIGLILFVLFSIVAVLLIYSIKTITVETNKYIADLSYRIKRGEQEALIKMPIGILLYNEEYELQWTNPYLQLYFGNQEVLGKKIKEIDEELATIIKDNKSSGLTNIKWGDKDFQMIVQDDIKVVYLMDITQYAKIEEQYIDEKIVIGNIFIDNYDEIVQSMNDRSISNLNSFVATQLTNWAKAHQIYLKKVSDDRFIMMLYLESLVKIESEKFSIIDRIRERTSKQNFPLTLSMGVAYGDKNLSDLANLAQSNLDLALGRGGDQVVVKPVDEEARFYGGKTNPMEKRTRVRSRMISQALQEIMKHTDKIFVMGHKYPDMDAIGACLGIRRIAEMNNKEAYIVVNPDEFSNDISRLMQEVEKDKNISRYIITPEIAQEMITPTSLLVMVDHHRPTISIAPDLLKATNQVVVIDHHRRGEDFPANPVLVYIEPYASSTAELITELFEYQSNEANPINKIEATAMLAGIIVDTRSFSLRTGSRTFDAASYLRSCGADAVLIQRLLKENVDTYLLRSHLIESIDFIGKNIAVAIGEEDTVYDTVVAAQAADTMLSMADVDASFVITRRADGRVGISARSLGEMNVQVIMERLGGGGHLSNAATQLSGVTILEAKEQLKASIDEKLKEEE
- the ssb gene encoding single-stranded DNA-binding protein translates to MINRVVLVGRLTKDADLRYTSSGAAVASFTVAVNRQFTNQSGEREADFINCVAWRKTAETLANFTRKGSLVGVEGRIQTRSYDNQQGQRVYVTEVVVDTFSMLESKSVSEQRQGHEGSGNQGTSSSRPPQTNNGGGGYQQQNSYNNSNTNNQSSAPQQQYQNSTRNEDPFATSGQPIDISDDDLPF
- the rplI gene encoding 50S ribosomal protein L9; amino-acid sequence: MKVIFLADVKGKGKKGESKNVADGYAQNYLIKNGLAKEATSSSLSELKGQQKAQEKHEAEILKEANDLKSFLENEKTVIVMPAKAGEDSRLFGSITSKQIADAVQKQYDVKLDKRKIDLTTPIRNLGVAKIDVKIHPEVVATLTVNVTQEA
- a CDS encoding adenylosuccinate synthase; this encodes MSSVVVVGTQWGDEGKGKITDFLSENAEVIARYQGGDNAGHTIKFDGVTYKLHLIPSGIFYKEKISVIGNGVVVNPKSLVTELAYLKEKNIDTDNLRISDRAHVILPYHIKLDQLQEDSKGDQKIGTTIKGIGPAYMDKAARVGIRVADLLDKEIFEERLKINLEEKNRQFVKMFDSTPLEFDDIFEEYYEYGQQIKKYVCDTSVILNDALDDGKRVLFEGAQGVMLDIDQGTYPFVTSSNPVAGGVTIGSGVGPSKIDKVVGVCKAYTSRVGDGPFPTELFDETGQQIREVGKEYGTTTGRPRRVGWFDTVVMRHAKRVSGITNLSLNSIDVLSGLETVKICTSYERNGETIFHYPASLKELAECTPIYEELPGWSEDITGCRTLEELPQNARNYVHRVSELVGVRISTFSVGPDRNQTNVLESVWAQI